One Lytechinus pictus isolate F3 Inbred chromosome 12, Lp3.0, whole genome shotgun sequence genomic region harbors:
- the LOC129272529 gene encoding uncharacterized protein LOC129272529, with product MVCSCPPARGDEPSVRVGGLVSMTRCSDKRACSRDSDCRELSTKGVTYECVCSERCGQVCHGTPTVPYTRPGRCPRPTFIYDFVFCRLRMDCVHDAHCLDNENMKCCQSTCGKKCMLAVSDIDSTSATPSTMMTTTMTSSTMNGSMDSTARSDNESRMDFENKTEMSTEVTSDFMTTLEPVMNDDGDDDDGDGRNTGNSNKQRSSREAGRCRTGLRLRNKPGGGHRRCNSNHPCYDNGYHPLCGSDGLSYANECYLRREQDRLDVQIALRHRGYCFVEGGRSVAAESDSSKRNSKRQTCKSCGINSPSYGSDGILERPDEVGNALKGYLTERRFSDG from the exons ATGGTGT GTTCATGCCCACCAGCTCGCGGTGATGAACCATCAGTAAGGGTCGGAGGGTTAGTCAGTATGACTAGGTGTTCCGATAAGAGAGCCTGCTCGCGTGATTCAGATTGTAGAGAGTTATCAACCAAAGGGGTCACATACGAGTGTGTGTGCTCAGAGAGATGCGGTCAGGTGTGTCATGGTACCCCAACAG TTCCTTATACCCGGCCAGGGAGGTGCCCTCGACCAACATTCATTTACGACTTTGTATTTTGTCGACTGAGAATGGACTGTGTGCACGACGCACACTGCCTGGACAATGAAAACATGAAATGCTGTCAGTCGACATGCGGCAAGAAATGCATGCTCGCCGTCTCCGATATAGATTCGACGTCGGCAACACCATCtacgatgatgacgacgacgatgacaTCTTCGACGATGAATGGTTCGATGGATTCTACAGCACGGAGTGATAACGAGTCAAGGATGGACTTTGAAAACAAGACGGAAATGTCGACTGAAGTCACATCTGATTTCATGACGACCTTGGAGCCAGTAATGAATgacgatggtgacgatgatgatggtgacggtcGTAACACCGGGAATTCAAATAAGCAAAGATCATCAAGAG AGGCGGGACGATGCAGGACAGGGCTCCGCCTGAGGAACAAACCAGGGGGAGGTCATCGGAGATGCAACTCCAATCATCCCTGCTACGACAACGGATATCACCCACTATGTGGGAGCGATGGGCTCTCATATGCCAACGAGTGTTACCTACGCCGAGAGCAAGATCGACTGGACGTCCAGATAGCTCTACGCCATCGGGGCTACTGTTTTGTAGAGGGAGGGCGTAGTGTTGCCGCAGAAAGTGATAGCAGCAAAAGAAATTCGAAGAGGCAAACATGCAAATCGTGTGGTATCAACAGCCCTTCTTATGGCAGCGATGGGATTCTTGAGCGGCCTGATGAGGTTGGCAACGCCCTTAAAGGTTATCTAACAG AACGCCGATTTTCAGATGGATAG